Proteins found in one Panicum hallii strain FIL2 chromosome 4, PHallii_v3.1, whole genome shotgun sequence genomic segment:
- the LOC112888635 gene encoding uncharacterized protein LOC112888635 produces the protein MRGSLGWSTKGTGRYCPHFMAWPIQSPRSYFSAIGSQTDGPRKPLRTVGDGIRDPSADLPLLARSRSAHRGDTEETKRQGQQPATTAAGSRSDGMAAKAISSPVPVEWYPSLAVVMVSVGLMLTASFFIYEATSSRRSRSLAKEIATAAVASVFLGFGSLFVLLASGVYV, from the exons ATGAG AGGCTCGTTGGGCTGGTCCACAAAGGGAACAGGCCGTTACTGCCCCCATTTCATGGCCTGGCCCATTCAATCTCCGCGGTCGTATTTCTCAGCCATCGGATCCCAAACTGACGGCCCACGAAAACCCTTGCGGACCGTAGGGGACGGGATCCGGGATCCATCTGCGGATCTGCCTCTCCTCGCCAGAAGTCGGTCAGCTCATCGCGGCGACACCGAAGAGACGAAGCGGCAGGGACAGCAGCCGGCGACCACAGCGGCGGGCAGCAGATCCGACGGAATG GCCGCGAAGGCGATCTCGAGCCCCGTGCCGGTGGAGTGGTATCCGTCGCTGGCCGTCGTCATGGTCTCCGTCGGCCTCATGCTCACCGCTTCCTTCTTCAT TTATGAAGCAACTTCATCCAGGCGGAGCCGCAGCCTGGCAAAGGAGATCGCCACAGCTGCCGTCGCTTCTGTATTTCTG GGCTTTGGGTCTCTGTTCGTGCTCCTTGCAAGTGGTGTGTATGTCTGA
- the LOC112888472 gene encoding uncharacterized protein LOC112888472, translating to MLEEAIPALWSAVHGFFTPAVLFVVLNIVIGTIAVTSKVAAPAAGAAEEEGGAAGAGAGVEQYRKLSRVPSMAFDRLRSFNLSRFAAPAPEPAVAGEVVLGYVQTPEVAVEKEEPVVEPEPEPEPERELEDAHAAVHMERSRSEAAAAAEAELPRLPARLHKSASDRSAFAHFEAEEVEEAVRAVEARRPATTREGARRAPVAEPEPEEAAEEAGGEVDALADAFINKFHHQLKLQRIESFIRHRETVRRGQPAAGAV from the coding sequence ATGCTGGAGGAGGCGATCCCCGCGCTGTGGAGCGCCGTCCACGGGTTCTTCACCCCCGCCGTGCTCTTCGTCGTCCTCAACATCGTCATTGGCACCATCGCCGTCACCTCCAAGGTCGCCGcaccggcggccggcgccgccgaggaggagggcggcgctGCTGGGGCGGGTGCCGGAGTCGAGCAGTACCGGAAGCTGTCCCGCGTGCCCTCCATGGCGTTCGACCGGCTCCGGTCCTTCAACCTCTCCCGCttcgccgcgcccgcgcccgagccCGCCGTGGCCGGGGAGGTGGTTCTGGGGTACGTGCAGACCCCCGAGGTGGCGGTTGAGAAGGAGGAGCCCGTGGTTGAGCCagagcccgagcccgagccggAGCGCGAGCTCGAGGACGCGCACGCGGCGGTGCACATGGAGAGGAGCCGGtcggaggccgcggcggcggcggaagcggaGCTACCGCGCCTCCCCGCGCGGCTGCACAAGTCGGCCAGCGACCGGTCGGCGTTCGCGCACTTCGAGGccgaggaggtggaggaggccgTGCGGGCGGTGGAGGCGCGGCGCCCGGCGACGACCAGGGAGGGGGCGCGCCGCGCCCCCGTggcggagccggagccggaggaggcggcggaagaggccggcggcgaggtggacgcGCTGGCGGACGCCTTCATCAACAAGTTCCACCACCAGCTGAAGCTGCAGCGCATCGAGTCGTTCATCCGCCACCGCGAGACCGTCCGCCGCGGCCAGCCGGCCGCCGGGGCCGTCTAG